A genomic region of Rhizobium sp. NXC24 contains the following coding sequences:
- a CDS encoding Na+/H+ antiporter subunit E: MILLVFNLLLAIVWVAITGSASFLNLVLGFVLSALALAMIRESHGGVLYLERLRRILALLLLFLRELAKSAWAVAVTVMSPKMDVKPGIFAFPLTVDRDFEITLLANLITLTPGTLSVDVSDDRKTLYVHALDCSDPEMLKRGIADGFERRIMEAFR; the protein is encoded by the coding sequence ATGATCCTGCTCGTCTTCAACCTGCTGCTCGCCATTGTCTGGGTCGCCATCACCGGCAGCGCCTCCTTCCTCAATCTTGTCCTTGGTTTTGTCCTCTCGGCACTCGCCCTGGCAATGATTCGGGAATCCCATGGCGGCGTCCTCTATCTCGAGCGCCTCAGGCGGATTCTGGCGCTGTTGCTGCTGTTCCTGCGTGAACTCGCCAAATCCGCATGGGCCGTTGCGGTAACCGTCATGAGCCCCAAAATGGATGTGAAGCCCGGCATCTTCGCTTTTCCGCTGACTGTCGACCGCGATTTCGAGATCACCCTGCTCGCTAATCTCATCACGTTGACGCCCGGTACGCTCTCCGTCGACGTTTCCGACGACCGCAAGACTCTCTATGTGCATGCGCTCGACTGCTCCGACCCCGAAATGTTGAAGCGCGGCATAGCCGATGGCTTCGAGCGCCGAATCATGGAGGCTTTCCGATGA
- a CDS encoding cation:proton antiporter: MIAASIVSAAAMVSLVILSLAFLFTVFRVVIGPTLPDRVLALDMLVAVAIGFIAVIAIKTGFTLYIDIAISLGLVGFLATVAFARFILTHSASTQAERQPLAPIAAARKPVRKNGRRKKGKR; the protein is encoded by the coding sequence ATGATCGCAGCTTCCATCGTGTCCGCCGCCGCCATGGTGTCGCTTGTTATTCTCAGCCTGGCCTTCCTGTTCACCGTCTTTCGCGTGGTAATCGGTCCGACTTTGCCCGATCGGGTGCTGGCGCTCGATATGCTGGTGGCCGTCGCCATCGGCTTCATTGCCGTCATCGCCATCAAGACGGGCTTCACACTCTATATCGACATCGCCATCTCTCTCGGACTTGTCGGCTTCCTCGCTACCGTCGCCTTTGCCCGGTTCATCCTGACCCACAGTGCATCGACGCAAGCCGAACGGCAACCATTGGCGCCGATTGCGGCCGCGAGGAAGCCGGTTCGCAAGAATGGCCGTCGCAAGAAGGGAAAGCGGTAA
- the mnhG gene encoding monovalent cation/H(+) antiporter subunit G, which translates to MELVAAIVVAFLLLAGALFSLVASIGIVRLPDLYSRMHAASKAGTVGSGLLLLAVGFHSQDLPILARALAGFVFFILTAPISAHLLARAAHKAGHRLMPPSVRDDLSKGRVEGRSYKMKS; encoded by the coding sequence ATGGAATTGGTCGCCGCCATCGTTGTCGCCTTCCTGCTCCTGGCGGGCGCATTGTTTTCGCTGGTCGCGTCGATCGGTATCGTCCGCCTGCCGGATCTCTATAGCCGTATGCACGCCGCTTCGAAGGCTGGCACGGTTGGTTCCGGCCTGTTGCTACTTGCAGTCGGTTTTCACTCGCAGGATCTGCCGATATTGGCGCGGGCACTGGCCGGTTTCGTGTTCTTCATCTTGACTGCGCCGATTTCTGCCCATCTTCTCGCCCGTGCCGCTCACAAGGCGGGCCACCGGCTGATGCCACCGTCGGTGCGCGATGATCTTTCGAAAGGCCGAGTAGAGGGGCGTTCTTACAAAATGAAAAGCTAA
- a CDS encoding MucR family transcriptional regulator — protein sequence MTDTALGNGQDLLVELTADIVAAYVSNHVVPVSDLPNLISDVHSALSNTSAPAPAVTVVEKQKPAVSVRKSVQDDQITCLECGGSFKSLKRHLMTHHSLSPEEYREKWDLAADYPMVAPAYAEARSRLAKEMGLGQRRKRGSR from the coding sequence ATGACAGATACGGCCCTTGGCAATGGCCAGGATTTGCTGGTTGAGCTAACCGCCGACATCGTGGCGGCGTATGTCAGCAATCATGTAGTCCCGGTCAGCGACCTTCCGAATCTGATTTCCGACGTACATTCCGCCTTGAGCAACACCTCGGCTCCGGCCCCCGCCGTTACCGTGGTTGAAAAGCAGAAGCCGGCCGTATCCGTTCGTAAATCGGTACAGGACGATCAGATCACCTGCCTGGAATGCGGCGGCAGCTTCAAGTCGTTGAAGCGCCACCTGATGACCCATCACAGTCTTTCGCCTGAAGAATATCGTGAGAAGTGGGATTTGGCGGCCGACTACCCGATGGTTGCGCCCGCCTATGCCGAAGCTCGTTCGCGTCTCGCGAAGGAGATGGGCCTTGGCCAGCGCCGCAAGCGCGGTAGCCGCTAA
- a CDS encoding SufE family protein, with translation MATLEQIIEDFTFLDDWEDRYRYVIELGKALPDLPEEKRTLENKVQGCASQVWLVTHTAGDLENPVLTFEGDSDAHIVRGLVAIVLATYSGKPASEIAALDALDVFGKIGLVEHLSSQRANGLRSMIKRIREEAIVRAAA, from the coding sequence ATGGCGACGCTTGAACAGATCATAGAGGATTTCACCTTCCTGGACGACTGGGAGGACCGTTATCGCTATGTGATCGAGCTCGGCAAAGCGCTGCCGGATTTGCCGGAAGAGAAGCGGACGCTGGAAAACAAGGTGCAGGGCTGCGCCAGCCAGGTCTGGCTGGTAACGCACACAGCGGGCGATCTGGAAAATCCGGTCCTGACCTTCGAAGGTGATTCGGATGCGCATATCGTGCGCGGGCTGGTGGCGATCGTGCTCGCCACTTATTCCGGTAAACCGGCCTCCGAGATCGCCGCGCTCGATGCTCTCGACGTCTTCGGCAAGATCGGCCTGGTCGAACACCTTTCCTCGCAGCGCGCCAACGGATTGCGCTCGATGATCAAGCGTATCCGCGAAGAGGCGATAGTACGCGCCGCCGCATAG